Proteins encoded by one window of Musa acuminata AAA Group cultivar baxijiao chromosome BXJ2-9, Cavendish_Baxijiao_AAA, whole genome shotgun sequence:
- the LOC135622862 gene encoding protein LOL2-like isoform X2: MQSQLVCSGCRSILLYPRGATDVRCAICSTITAAASPGMEMAQLVCGGCRTLLMYSRGATSVRCSCCNTINITGAAMPANQVAHVNCGQCHTRLMYPYGAPSVKCAICQYITNVGMPNTRVPGPAAHRPNESAPVLPSTSVHSSQPSNMTVVVENPMSLNESGKLVSNVVVGVNKGKK; encoded by the exons ATGCAGAGTCAACTTGTTTGCAGCGGTTGCAGGAGCATTCTTCTTTACCCGAGGGGAGCCACCGACGTGCGTTGTGCAATATGCAGCACAATAACTGCAGCTGCCTCTCCAG GAATGGAGATGGCTCAGCTTGTGTGTGGAGGTTGTCGAACATTGTTGATGTACTCTCGTGGTGCTACAAGCGTAAGGTGCTCCTGTTGTAACACAATCAATATCACAGGAGCAG CGATGCCAGCGAATCAGGTTGCTCATGTGAACTGTGGCCAATGTCATACAAGGCTGATGTACCCTTATGGAGCACCATCTGTCAAATGTGCAATTTGCCAGTATATTACAAACGTTGGG ATGCCTAATACGAGAGTTCCAGGCCCTGCTGCACACAGGCCTAATGAGAGTGCTCCTGTCCTGCCATCAACTTCGGTT CACTCTTCTCAACCATCAAACATGACTGTAGTTGTTGAGAATCCGATGTCACTGAATGAGAGCGGCAAACTG GTGAGCAATGTTGTGGTTGGAGTTAACAAAGGAAAGAAATGA
- the LOC135622862 gene encoding protein LOL2-like isoform X3 translates to MQSQLVCSGCRSILLYPRGATDVRCAICSTITAAASPGMEMAQLVCGGCRTLLMYSRGATSVRCSCCNTINITGAAMPANQVAHVNCGQCHTRLMYPYGAPSVKCAICQYITNVGMPNTRVPGPAAHRPNESAPVLPSTSHSSQPSNMTVVVENPMSLNESGKLVSNVVVGVNKGKK, encoded by the exons ATGCAGAGTCAACTTGTTTGCAGCGGTTGCAGGAGCATTCTTCTTTACCCGAGGGGAGCCACCGACGTGCGTTGTGCAATATGCAGCACAATAACTGCAGCTGCCTCTCCAG GAATGGAGATGGCTCAGCTTGTGTGTGGAGGTTGTCGAACATTGTTGATGTACTCTCGTGGTGCTACAAGCGTAAGGTGCTCCTGTTGTAACACAATCAATATCACAGGAGCAG CGATGCCAGCGAATCAGGTTGCTCATGTGAACTGTGGCCAATGTCATACAAGGCTGATGTACCCTTATGGAGCACCATCTGTCAAATGTGCAATTTGCCAGTATATTACAAACGTTGGG ATGCCTAATACGAGAGTTCCAGGCCCTGCTGCACACAGGCCTAATGAGAGTGCTCCTGTCCTGCCATCAACTTCG CACTCTTCTCAACCATCAAACATGACTGTAGTTGTTGAGAATCCGATGTCACTGAATGAGAGCGGCAAACTG GTGAGCAATGTTGTGGTTGGAGTTAACAAAGGAAAGAAATGA
- the LOC135622862 gene encoding protein LOL1-like isoform X1 encodes MQSQLVCSGCRSILLYPRGATDVRCAICSTITAAASPGMEMAQLVCGGCRTLLMYSRGATSVRCSCCNTINITGAAMPANQVAHVNCGQCHTRLMYPYGAPSVKCAICQYITNVGMPNTRVPGPAAHRPNESAPVLPSTSVVCSNSKVFFRLTKFIHVDIMPFLFSFGLCSTLLNHQT; translated from the exons ATGCAGAGTCAACTTGTTTGCAGCGGTTGCAGGAGCATTCTTCTTTACCCGAGGGGAGCCACCGACGTGCGTTGTGCAATATGCAGCACAATAACTGCAGCTGCCTCTCCAG GAATGGAGATGGCTCAGCTTGTGTGTGGAGGTTGTCGAACATTGTTGATGTACTCTCGTGGTGCTACAAGCGTAAGGTGCTCCTGTTGTAACACAATCAATATCACAGGAGCAG CGATGCCAGCGAATCAGGTTGCTCATGTGAACTGTGGCCAATGTCATACAAGGCTGATGTACCCTTATGGAGCACCATCTGTCAAATGTGCAATTTGCCAGTATATTACAAACGTTGGG ATGCCTAATACGAGAGTTCCAGGCCCTGCTGCACACAGGCCTAATGAGAGTGCTCCTGTCCTGCCATCAACTTCGGTTGTATGCTCAAATTCCAAAGTCTTTTTTCGGTTGACCAAGTTTATTCATGTTGACATTATGCCTTTTCTGTTTTCTTTTGGGTTATGTAGCACTCTTCTCAACCATCAAACATGA
- the LOC135622861 gene encoding actin-related protein 7-like, with amino-acid sequence MEAVVVDAGSKLLKAGFASPDQDPALIMPTKMKRVVEDGDGGDASMIEEVTVDPVVRGFIRDWDAMEDLLRHVLYTDLGWEVGDEGQILFAEPLFTPKAIREQLVQLMFETFNVSGFYASEQAVLSLYAVGRISGCTVDIGHGKIDIAPVCEGAVQHIASKRFQIGGIDLTNLLTQELRKSNPLMNTDISEVEKLKEQYARCAEDQVAFEETQRTWPKETHTLPDGQTITIGREGYIVGEALFQPSILGLEEYGIVEQLVRSISSVSSENLRQLLENTMLCGGTASMSGFEERFQKEANLCSSSIRPSLIKQPEYMPENLSKNSAWMGGAILAKVVFPQNQHVTKGDYDETGPAIVHKKCF; translated from the exons ATGGAGGCAGTGGTGGTCGACGCCGGGTCGAAGCTCCTTAAAGCTGGCTTCGCTTCACCCGATCAAGATCCCGCCTTG ATAATGCCGACCAAGATGAAGCGCGTGGTGGAGGATGGAGACGGGGGTGACGCGTCTATGATTGAGGAGGTGACAGTGGATCCGGTGGTGAGGGGATTCATCAGAGACTGGGATGCGATGGAAGACTTGCTTCGCCATGTTCTTTACACCGACCTTGGATGGGAGGTCGGCGACGAAGGGCAGATTCTGTTTGCCGAGCCACTCTTCACTCCGAAG GCTATAAGAGAACAACTAGTGCAACTAATGTTTGAAACGTTCAATGTTTCAGGCTTTTATGCCTCTGAACAAGCAGTTTTATCACTCTATGCGGTAGGACGTATCTCAGGATGCACTGTTGACATTGGACATGGGAAAATAG ATATTGCACCAGTTTGTGAAGGTGCTGTTCAGCACATAGCCTCAAAAAGGTTTCAAATTGGGGGAATTGATTTGACTAACTTACTAACACAAGAACTTCGCAAATCCAATCCCTTAATGAACACCGACATTTCTGAGGTTGAGAAGTTGAAGGAGCAATATGCACGGTGTGCAGAAGATCAAGTTGCCTTTGAAGAGACGCAAAGAACATGGCCTAAAGAGACGCACACCCTTCCTGATGGTCAG ACTATAACTATTGGACGGGAGGGCTATATTGTTGGGGAAGCTCTATTTCAACCATCAATTTTGGGCTTAGAGGAGTATGGGATAGTTGAGCAGCTGGTTCGCAGCATCTCAAGCGTTTCTTCTGAGAACCTTCGTCAACTACTTGAAAATACCATGCTTTGTGGTGGTACAGCATCTATGTCTG GTTTTGAAGAGCGGTTCCAAAAGGAAGCTAATCTATGCTCTTCATCCATTCGACCATCACTTATTAAG CAACCAGAATACATGCCAGAGAACTTATCCAAGAATTCAGCCTGGATGGGTGGTGCTATATTGGCTAAAGTTGTTTTCCCTCAAAACCAGCATGTCACCAAGGGAGATTATGATGAGACGGGACCGGCAATTGTTCACAAGAAGTGCTTCTAG
- the LOC135622858 gene encoding patatin-like protein 3 isoform X2, producing MAFVDADKLSYEIFSVLESKFLFGLDDPNKLFFPTSSYSSAGASPRTAAGARGRIRILSIDGGGSPSDALLAAVALARLESSLRHLSGDPSARVTDMFDVAAGSGAGGVLVAMLFTRDHDGRPLFSATDALHLLLSESRRRGRGFSSGRGLFRGMFRRPGSFFRRIFGDATLRDTVKPVLIPCYDLATGAPFLFSRADAVEADGYDFRMWEVCAATCADASNAAVDLRSVDGRTRVTAVGAAVAMANPVAAAITHVLHNKPEFPFAAGVQDLMVVSLGASAPAPAAPGAAELVRIAGEGFADMVDQAVATAFGHGRASNYLRIQDTALMSGNCTPKTTSSKSSVEAAERVLSQRHVESLLFRGRGKISERTNGDELDRFAEELVKEEEWRKKGPIPTVVLKQVMTPRTSSATTATTVTVTTTISTSTTST from the exons ATGGCGTTCGTCGACGCCGACAAGCTCAGTTACGAGATCTTCTCCGTCCTCGAGAGCAAGTTCCTCTTCGGCCTCGACGACCCCAACAAGCTCTTCTTCCCCACTTCCTCCTACTCCTCAGCTGGCGCCTCCCCCCGGACCGCCGCAGGTGCCCGAGGAAGGATCCGGATCCTGTCCATCGACGGCGGCGGCAGCCCCTCCGATGCCCTCCTCGCCGCGGTCGCCCTCGCCCGGCTCGAGTCCTCCCTCCGTCACCTTTCCGGCGACCCATCCGCCCGCGTTACCGACATGTTCGACGTCGCGGCCGGCTCCGGCGCCGGCGGCGTCCTCGTCGCGATGCTCTTTACCAGGGACCACGACGGTCGGCCCCTGTTCTCCGCAACCGACGCCCTGCACCTCCTCCTCTCCGAGAGCCGCCGCCGCGGGCGCGGCTTCTCCTCCGGGAGGGGCCTATTCCGTGGGATGTTCCGTCGACCCGGGAGTTTCTTCCGTCGGATCTTCGGCGACGCGACGCTGAGGGACACCGTCAAGCCGGTGCTCATCCCGTGCTACGACCTCGCCACGGGGGCGCCGTTCCTGTTCTCGCGGGCTGACGCGGTAGAGGCAGACGGGTACGACTTCCGGATGTGGGAAGTGTGCGCGGCCACGTGCGCCGACGCATCCAACGCGGCGGTCGACCTGCGGTCGGTCGACGGGCGGACGCGCGTCACCGCGGTGGGCGCCGCGGTGGCGATGGCCAACCCTGTGGCCGCGGCCATCACGCACGTCCTCCACAACAAGCCAGAGTTCCCCTTCGCGGCCGGGGTGCAAGACCTCATGGTGGTGTCTCTCGGCGCTTCCGCCCCCGCGCCAGCCGCACCGGGTGCCGCCGAGCTCGTCAGGATCGCTGGCGAGGGCTTCGCCGACATG GTGGATCAAGCGGTGGCGACGGCATTCGGACACGGTAGAGCAAGCAATTACCTACGCATACAG GACACCGCACTCATGTCGGGGAATTGCACGCCAAAGACGACGAGCTCGAAGAGCTCGGTGGAGGCAGCAGAACGCGTGCTGTCACAGCGACACGTGGAGTCGCTGCTCTTCAGAGGGCGAGGAAAGATCTCGGAGCGGACCAACGGCGACGAGCTCGACCGGTTCGCGGAGGAGCTCGTGAAGGAGGAGGAGTGGAGGAAGAAGGGCCCGATCCCGACGGTGGTGCTAAAGCAAGTGATGACGCCGCGAACGTCGTCGGCGACGACCGCGACCACGGTCACCGTTACCACGACTATTTCTACGAGCACGACATCAACATGA
- the LOC135622858 gene encoding patatin-like protein 3 isoform X1, whose translation MAFVDADKLSYEIFSVLESKFLFGLDDPNKLFFPTSSYSSAGASPRTAAGARGRIRILSIDGGGSPSDALLAAVALARLESSLRHLSGDPSARVTDMFDVAAGSGAGGVLVAMLFTRDHDGRPLFSATDALHLLLSESRRRGRGFSSGRGLFRGMFRRPGSFFRRIFGDATLRDTVKPVLIPCYDLATGAPFLFSRADAVEADGYDFRMWEVCAATCADASNAAVDLRSVDGRTRVTAVGAAVAMANPVAAAITHVLHNKPEFPFAAGVQDLMVVSLGASAPAPAAPGAAELVRIAGEGFADMVDQAVATAFGHGRASNYLRIQPLQDTALMSGNCTPKTTSSKSSVEAAERVLSQRHVESLLFRGRGKISERTNGDELDRFAEELVKEEEWRKKGPIPTVVLKQVMTPRTSSATTATTVTVTTTISTSTTST comes from the exons ATGGCGTTCGTCGACGCCGACAAGCTCAGTTACGAGATCTTCTCCGTCCTCGAGAGCAAGTTCCTCTTCGGCCTCGACGACCCCAACAAGCTCTTCTTCCCCACTTCCTCCTACTCCTCAGCTGGCGCCTCCCCCCGGACCGCCGCAGGTGCCCGAGGAAGGATCCGGATCCTGTCCATCGACGGCGGCGGCAGCCCCTCCGATGCCCTCCTCGCCGCGGTCGCCCTCGCCCGGCTCGAGTCCTCCCTCCGTCACCTTTCCGGCGACCCATCCGCCCGCGTTACCGACATGTTCGACGTCGCGGCCGGCTCCGGCGCCGGCGGCGTCCTCGTCGCGATGCTCTTTACCAGGGACCACGACGGTCGGCCCCTGTTCTCCGCAACCGACGCCCTGCACCTCCTCCTCTCCGAGAGCCGCCGCCGCGGGCGCGGCTTCTCCTCCGGGAGGGGCCTATTCCGTGGGATGTTCCGTCGACCCGGGAGTTTCTTCCGTCGGATCTTCGGCGACGCGACGCTGAGGGACACCGTCAAGCCGGTGCTCATCCCGTGCTACGACCTCGCCACGGGGGCGCCGTTCCTGTTCTCGCGGGCTGACGCGGTAGAGGCAGACGGGTACGACTTCCGGATGTGGGAAGTGTGCGCGGCCACGTGCGCCGACGCATCCAACGCGGCGGTCGACCTGCGGTCGGTCGACGGGCGGACGCGCGTCACCGCGGTGGGCGCCGCGGTGGCGATGGCCAACCCTGTGGCCGCGGCCATCACGCACGTCCTCCACAACAAGCCAGAGTTCCCCTTCGCGGCCGGGGTGCAAGACCTCATGGTGGTGTCTCTCGGCGCTTCCGCCCCCGCGCCAGCCGCACCGGGTGCCGCCGAGCTCGTCAGGATCGCTGGCGAGGGCTTCGCCGACATG GTGGATCAAGCGGTGGCGACGGCATTCGGACACGGTAGAGCAAGCAATTACCTACGCATACAG CCTCTGCAGGACACCGCACTCATGTCGGGGAATTGCACGCCAAAGACGACGAGCTCGAAGAGCTCGGTGGAGGCAGCAGAACGCGTGCTGTCACAGCGACACGTGGAGTCGCTGCTCTTCAGAGGGCGAGGAAAGATCTCGGAGCGGACCAACGGCGACGAGCTCGACCGGTTCGCGGAGGAGCTCGTGAAGGAGGAGGAGTGGAGGAAGAAGGGCCCGATCCCGACGGTGGTGCTAAAGCAAGTGATGACGCCGCGAACGTCGTCGGCGACGACCGCGACCACGGTCACCGTTACCACGACTATTTCTACGAGCACGACATCAACATGA
- the LOC135622858 gene encoding patatin-like protein 3 isoform X4: protein MAFVDADKLSYEIFSVLESKFLFGLDDPNKLFFPTSSYSSAGASPRTAAGARGRIRILSIDGGGSPSDALLAAVALARLESSLRHLSGDPSARVTDMFDVAAGSGAGGVLVAMLFTRDHDGRPLFSATDALHLLLSESRRRGRGFSSGRGLFRGMFRRPGSFFRRIFGDATLRDTVKPVLIPCYDLATGAPFLFSRADAVEADGYDFRMWEVCAATCADASNAAVDLRSVDGRTRVTAVGAAVAMANPVAAAITHVLHNKPEFPFAAGVQDLMVVSLGASAPAPAAPGAAELVRIAGEGFADMINSSKAVAFVIIVRWIKRWRRHSDTVEQAITYAYRTPHSCRGIARQRRRARRARWRQQNACCHSDTWSRCSSEGEERSRSGPTATSSTGSRRSS from the exons ATGGCGTTCGTCGACGCCGACAAGCTCAGTTACGAGATCTTCTCCGTCCTCGAGAGCAAGTTCCTCTTCGGCCTCGACGACCCCAACAAGCTCTTCTTCCCCACTTCCTCCTACTCCTCAGCTGGCGCCTCCCCCCGGACCGCCGCAGGTGCCCGAGGAAGGATCCGGATCCTGTCCATCGACGGCGGCGGCAGCCCCTCCGATGCCCTCCTCGCCGCGGTCGCCCTCGCCCGGCTCGAGTCCTCCCTCCGTCACCTTTCCGGCGACCCATCCGCCCGCGTTACCGACATGTTCGACGTCGCGGCCGGCTCCGGCGCCGGCGGCGTCCTCGTCGCGATGCTCTTTACCAGGGACCACGACGGTCGGCCCCTGTTCTCCGCAACCGACGCCCTGCACCTCCTCCTCTCCGAGAGCCGCCGCCGCGGGCGCGGCTTCTCCTCCGGGAGGGGCCTATTCCGTGGGATGTTCCGTCGACCCGGGAGTTTCTTCCGTCGGATCTTCGGCGACGCGACGCTGAGGGACACCGTCAAGCCGGTGCTCATCCCGTGCTACGACCTCGCCACGGGGGCGCCGTTCCTGTTCTCGCGGGCTGACGCGGTAGAGGCAGACGGGTACGACTTCCGGATGTGGGAAGTGTGCGCGGCCACGTGCGCCGACGCATCCAACGCGGCGGTCGACCTGCGGTCGGTCGACGGGCGGACGCGCGTCACCGCGGTGGGCGCCGCGGTGGCGATGGCCAACCCTGTGGCCGCGGCCATCACGCACGTCCTCCACAACAAGCCAGAGTTCCCCTTCGCGGCCGGGGTGCAAGACCTCATGGTGGTGTCTCTCGGCGCTTCCGCCCCCGCGCCAGCCGCACCGGGTGCCGCCGAGCTCGTCAGGATCGCTGGCGAGGGCTTCGCCGACATG ATTAACTCATCAAAAGCCGTGGCTTTTGTGATCATCGTCAGGTGGATCAAGCGGTGGCGACGGCATTCGGACACGGTAGAGCAAGCAATTACCTACGCATACAG GACACCGCACTCATGTCGGGGAATTGCACGCCAAAGACGACGAGCTCGAAGAGCTCGGTGGAGGCAGCAGAACGCGTGCTGTCACAGCGACACGTGGAGTCGCTGCTCTTCAGAGGGCGAGGAAAGATCTCGGAGCGGACCAACGGCGACGAGCTCGACCGGTTCGCGGAGGAGCTCGTGA
- the LOC135622858 gene encoding patatin-like protein 3 isoform X3, giving the protein MAFVDADKLSYEIFSVLESKFLFGLDDPNKLFFPTSSYSSAGASPRTAAGARGRIRILSIDGGGSPSDALLAAVALARLESSLRHLSGDPSARVTDMFDVAAGSGAGGVLVAMLFTRDHDGRPLFSATDALHLLLSESRRRGRGFSSGRGLFRGMFRRPGSFFRRIFGDATLRDTVKPVLIPCYDLATGAPFLFSRADAVEADGYDFRMWEVCAATCADASNAAVDLRSVDGRTRVTAVGAAVAMANPVAAAITHVLHNKPEFPFAAGVQDLMVVSLGASAPAPAAPGAAELVRIAGEGFADMINSSKAVAFVIIVRWIKRWRRHSDTVEQAITYAYSLCRTPHSCRGIARQRRRARRARWRQQNACCHSDTWSRCSSEGEERSRSGPTATSSTGSRRSS; this is encoded by the exons ATGGCGTTCGTCGACGCCGACAAGCTCAGTTACGAGATCTTCTCCGTCCTCGAGAGCAAGTTCCTCTTCGGCCTCGACGACCCCAACAAGCTCTTCTTCCCCACTTCCTCCTACTCCTCAGCTGGCGCCTCCCCCCGGACCGCCGCAGGTGCCCGAGGAAGGATCCGGATCCTGTCCATCGACGGCGGCGGCAGCCCCTCCGATGCCCTCCTCGCCGCGGTCGCCCTCGCCCGGCTCGAGTCCTCCCTCCGTCACCTTTCCGGCGACCCATCCGCCCGCGTTACCGACATGTTCGACGTCGCGGCCGGCTCCGGCGCCGGCGGCGTCCTCGTCGCGATGCTCTTTACCAGGGACCACGACGGTCGGCCCCTGTTCTCCGCAACCGACGCCCTGCACCTCCTCCTCTCCGAGAGCCGCCGCCGCGGGCGCGGCTTCTCCTCCGGGAGGGGCCTATTCCGTGGGATGTTCCGTCGACCCGGGAGTTTCTTCCGTCGGATCTTCGGCGACGCGACGCTGAGGGACACCGTCAAGCCGGTGCTCATCCCGTGCTACGACCTCGCCACGGGGGCGCCGTTCCTGTTCTCGCGGGCTGACGCGGTAGAGGCAGACGGGTACGACTTCCGGATGTGGGAAGTGTGCGCGGCCACGTGCGCCGACGCATCCAACGCGGCGGTCGACCTGCGGTCGGTCGACGGGCGGACGCGCGTCACCGCGGTGGGCGCCGCGGTGGCGATGGCCAACCCTGTGGCCGCGGCCATCACGCACGTCCTCCACAACAAGCCAGAGTTCCCCTTCGCGGCCGGGGTGCAAGACCTCATGGTGGTGTCTCTCGGCGCTTCCGCCCCCGCGCCAGCCGCACCGGGTGCCGCCGAGCTCGTCAGGATCGCTGGCGAGGGCTTCGCCGACATG ATTAACTCATCAAAAGCCGTGGCTTTTGTGATCATCGTCAGGTGGATCAAGCGGTGGCGACGGCATTCGGACACGGTAGAGCAAGCAATTACCTACGCATACAG CCTCTGCAGGACACCGCACTCATGTCGGGGAATTGCACGCCAAAGACGACGAGCTCGAAGAGCTCGGTGGAGGCAGCAGAACGCGTGCTGTCACAGCGACACGTGGAGTCGCTGCTCTTCAGAGGGCGAGGAAAGATCTCGGAGCGGACCAACGGCGACGAGCTCGACCGGTTCGCGGAGGAGCTCGTGA